The sequence below is a genomic window from Citricoccus muralis.
CAGCCGACGGCGGCCCGCAACGCCTCGACCTTGTCGAGCCGCTCCCAGGTGAAATCCGCGTCTTCGCGACCGAAGTGTCCGCTGCTGGCGGTCTTCTGATAGATCGGGCGCTTCAGATCCAGAGAGTCAATGATCGCCTTGGGGCGCAGATCAAAAGTGGCGTTCACGGCGTCAATGATGGCCTCGCGTGAGACCTTCTCGGTACCGAAGGTGTCGACGTACAGGCCAACGGGGCGGGCCTTGCCGATGGCGTAAGCGACCTGGAATTCTGCGCGGTCAGCCAGACCGGCGGCCACAACGTTCTTGGCGACCCAGCGCATTGCGTAGGCGGCCGAACGGTCGACCTTGGACGGGTCCTTGCCGGAGAACGCGCCGCCGCCGTGGCGGGCCATGCCACCGTAGGTGTCCACGATGATCTTCCGGCCGGTCAGTCCGGCGTCGCCCACCGGGCCACCAATCACGAAGGTGCCGCCGGGGTTGATGATGTATTCCACCTGAGAGTAGTCCAGCCCGGATTCGGCCAGCACAGGGTTCACCACGTGCTCGATGACGTCGGCTTCGAGCTGTGTCAGGGAGACTTCCGCACGGTGCTGAGTAGAGACGACGACGGCCTCGATGGTGACCGGCTTACCTTCCTCGGCGTAACCGACGGTGACCTGGGTCTTGCCGTCGGGCAGCAGGTACGGCACGGGCGAATCTGCCTGCTGGCGCACCTGGGTGAGACGCTCGGAGAGCCGGTGTGCCAGGTAGATCGGAGTCGGCATGTAGACCGCGGTCTCGTTGGAGGCGTAGCCGAACATGATGCCCTGGTCTCCGGCACCCTGGTCGTCAATGGCGTCCACGGAGCCGCCGCGGTTCTCCACCGAGCCGCCGAAGACACCGGCAAAAATATTGGCCGACTGCTGGCCGATGGAGATATTCACGCCGCAATGTTCGCCGTCGAAGCCCTGAGTCGAGGAGTCATAGCCGATGGCCAGGATCGTGTCGCGTACGATCTTGGGAATCTCCACGTAGGCCGCGGTGTTGATTTCGCCGGCGACCTGGACCAGACCGGTGGTGGTCAGAGTCTCGACGGCCACCTTAGCGTCGGGGTCCTTGGCCAGAATGGCGTCCAGAATCGCGTCCGAGATCTGGTCACAGATTTTGTCCGGGTGGCCACTGGTGACCGATTCGGAGGTGAAGAGACGCAGTTCGCCGGAGCCGACCCCCGTGTACGGAGCGTAGGCGGAGGGCTGGGTGGTGGAATCCTGGATATCAGTCACGACAGCAATCCTAACGAATCGGAAACCCGGTCTCGCGCGGGTCTTCACAAACGGTCAAACGGTGTCGGGGTCCAGTTCCTGGCCGATCAGCTCGACAATCCGAACCGACACGTCCGTTTTGGAACCGTGTGCGGTCACCGGAGCCGCTCCGTCACGGTACAGCACGGTGATCTCAGTATCGTCCTGGCCAAAGACCTGGTCGCGGCCGACCTGGTTCACCACGAGCATCTCGCAGCCCTTACGCTCCAGTTTCGCCTGGGCGTAGTCCAGTACA
It includes:
- the metK gene encoding methionine adenosyltransferase, with the translated sequence MRLFTSESVTSGHPDKICDQISDAILDAILAKDPDAKVAVETLTTTGLVQVAGEINTAAYVEIPKIVRDTILAIGYDSSTQGFDGEHCGVNISIGQQSANIFAGVFGGSVENRGGSVDAIDDQGAGDQGIMFGYASNETAVYMPTPIYLAHRLSERLTQVRQQADSPVPYLLPDGKTQVTVGYAEEGKPVTIEAVVVSTQHRAEVSLTQLEADVIEHVVNPVLAESGLDYSQVEYIINPGGTFVIGGPVGDAGLTGRKIIVDTYGGMARHGGGAFSGKDPSKVDRSAAYAMRWVAKNVVAAGLADRAEFQVAYAIGKARPVGLYVDTFGTEKVSREAIIDAVNATFDLRPKAIIDSLDLKRPIYQKTASSGHFGREDADFTWERLDKVEALRAAVGW